The sequence below is a genomic window from Candidatus Neomarinimicrobiota bacterium.
TTCCAGTACTATATACAGAATTCTTCAATTGACTTTAACCATCGATAATTCTTATATAGGTGGGACTGTTACAATGGGCGGGTGGATCACTTCCGCAAAGCGAGATAACGAACGCATATCAATTTCGTAGTAGTTCGTTTCTCTCATTATAGGTTTCTCCAATAGGCCCTGTCAGGCCCAAGGTCGTCTCAAAGCTGCGAGCAACGGATTAGAAGTCCGTTGCCACAATAAAACTCACCGACGAGAAATGACCTTTTTTCAAAAAGTGTATCCATAAAACGTATCCATATTTTCGACTTCTGATAAGTCTTTCCAAGAAAAAACAGAGAAAAAATCAGAAATTCCTCGATTGACATTTCCTACTTCGACTATTATCTTCAGCTGGGAATTTGAGCAAGAATGGGGGTGCTATCCCACTTGTGCGTGATAGCTGAGATTAAACCCTTTGAACCTGAACTGGGTAATGCCAGCTGAGGGATGAAGAACACGAGGCAGACAGTCAGAATCCTCTTCGCTTTGAAGGGGATTTTTAATTTTTACAGTAATTGGAATCTGTCTCCTCGTCACAACTTGTAGCAAACCAACGGAGCCCGAAGACGAAGCCCTCTGGACAAAGACCTTAGGGCTAAGCGATGATGATCGGGGGCACTCTGTCCAGCAGACCTCCGATGAGGGACATAACATACGTGAACTAATCAAAATGTCATGCTAACCAGAATCTTGCGCAGGAATAGGGAAGGAAATGATATTGGTAACAATTTGTGTCGCACATTCAGAACACTACTTTTTCTCATGATTGCTGCCTCAAGCCACGTCCCATTTGGGCAAACCTTCATCTTCATCTCAGCCGTTTCGGCTCAGATCGCGACTGATGGGACCGTTAAAAGTTTCCAAAAGATCAGCGACACGGCGGGCAGCTTCACCGCCACGCTGGATAATAGCGACTTCTTTGGCGTCTCGGTGGCCAGCCTGGGCGACCTGGACGGTGACGGGGTAACAGACCTGGCCGTTGGAGCCCATTTTGGTAACGACGGCGGGGCTAACCGGGGGGCGGTATACGTCCTTTTCCTTAATACCGATGGGACGGTGAAGTCCTTCCAGAAGATCAGCGACACGGCAGGCAGCTTCACCGCCACGCTGGATAATAGCGACGTCTTTGGCATCTCGGTGGCCAGCCTGGGCGATCTGGACGGTGACGCGGTCACCGACATGGCTGTCGGAGCCTATGTTGATGACGACGGCGGGAGTGACCGGGGAGCGGTATACGTCCTTTTCCTTAATACCGATGGGACGGTGAAGTCCTTCCAGAAGATCAGCGACACGGCGGGCAGCTTCACCGCCACGCTGGATGATGTCGACCTCTTTGGCAGCTCGGTGGCCAGCCTGGGCGATCTGGACGGTGACGGGGTCAGCGACCTGGCCGTGGGAGCCGTTTTTGATGGCGACGGCGGGGAAAATCGGGGAGCGGTATATTCATTGTTTCTGAAAGCGGAGGCGACGGCATCAACGGTCACGACAGGTGCCGCCACAAACGTTAGCACAACTTCTGCCACGCTCAATGGCACGGTCAATCCAAATAACCTCAGCACGACCGTTACCTTCGAATGGGGCGAAACGACAAGCTACGGAAATACGATAACGGCAGATCAAAGTCCTGTAACAGGCACAACTGATGTTGCAGTAAGTGCAAATCTCACCGGACTTTCAGAAAGCACAGAATATCACTTCCGTGTAGTAGCAACCAATAGCGCAGGCACAACCAACGGTGGCGATCAAACGTTCACCACTACCTTAGCCGGGACTGCCCCAACAGCCACCACAGACACTGCCACAAACGTTAGCACCACCTCCGCCACACTCAATGGCACGGTCAATCCAAATAATCTCAGCACGACCCTTACCTTCGAATGGGGACAAACGACAACCTACGGAAATACGGTAACAGCAGATCAAAGTCCTGTGACAGGCACAAGTGACGTTTCGGTAAGTGCCACTCTGACTGAACTTTCTGATAACACAGAATACCACTTCCGTGCGGTAGCAACCAATAGCGCGGGCACGACCAACGGTGGCGATCAAACGTTCACCACTACCTTGGCCGGGACTGCCCCAACAGCGGCGACAGACGCCGCCACAAACGTTAGCACAACTTCCGCCACACTCAACGGTACGGTCAATCCAAACAATCTCAGCACGACCGTTACCTTCGAATGGGGAGAAACGACAAGCTATGGAAATACGGTAACGGCAGATCAAAGTCCTGTGACAGGCACAAGTGACGTTTCGGTAAGTGCCACTCTGACTGAACTTTCTGATAACACAGAATACCACTTCCGTGCGGTAGCAACCAATAGCGCAGGGACGACCAACGGTGGAGATCAAACATTTGCAACCTTGCAGGCTGGAAGTGCTCCAACGGCCATTACCATCCCAGCAACCGATATCGGAACTACCTCAGCCACCCTCAACGGCATCGTAAATCCAAATGACCCTCTTACAACAGTTACGTTTGAATATGGAGAAACAGAGGGTTACGGGAGTACTTCAACAGCAGATCAAAGTCCTCTCACTGGTACAGTTGATCTTACCGTCAGCACCAATATCATGGATCTTCTGTCAAATACTGAGTACCACTTTCGAGTAGTTGCTACGAACGACGTGGGAACAACAAATGGTGGTGATCGGATGTTTAGCACATTGGAACTTGCTCCTCCTGTTATTAGTGGTAGTCTCCAGGGGATTGTTGCCAGCGAAGGGGAACTTGTCACTGTGAATGTCCAGATTGCAGCTGAGGCCGGTCTGAACCGGGCTGAGTTGAAATACTTCATTGGCGGCACGAAGACGTTGCGAACATCTGCGTTTTCGGACGTGGGTGGAAATCAGTATCAAGCTTTAATTCCACCGGAACACGTGACCGACCGTGGGATCGTTGGCTTCATACAAGCTGAAGACAATTTGGGCAGGGTGGCTGTATCTGATACGGCAGAAATCAGGGTCCACTTTGACGATATTGGTATTTCCCGCGTGTCCACCGAGCAGTATGCCATGATATCCGTTCCCGGAGACCTTGATGGGAAGAACCAAACTCCCGTTCTTGGCGATGAACTTGGGGTATACGACAAGACCCGGTGGCGTCTCTTCGGGTGGAATGGTACAAATTATACGGAGTTCGAAGGGTCGGCGAACTTTAATCCAGGAGCGGCGTTTTGGATTATCACGGCCAAGGGTGCGAACCTATCTGGGGGTCCAGGGACCTCGACACAACTGATGCCGGCGCACAGCATAGGTCTCAATCAGGGATGGAACCAGATTGGATCCCCGTACAACTTTGATGTGGACGTCGGCCAGATGAAATACGATCCTGCGGCGATTGAGCCGCAATTCTACGAGTACGATCCTGCCATCAACGATTATGTAATCCAAACCAGCATGAAGCCAGGGGGAGGCGTCTGGATCTATGCCTTCCAAAACACTGCTCTTCAAGTAAACTCCGGTACTGGAAGTCTGGCCCGGCAAGTGGTGGAGACACTTCCCCTACAGTGGGGTGGGAGGGCGAAAGCCACCGTAGGCCACATGCAGGACACGGAGAATGCGTTCGGGGTTGCATCCATGGCTTCAGACGCGTGGGATGAATCAGACCGCCACGAACCGCCGGTGATTGGCGATTATGTCACTCTGGCCTTCGACAATCGGGAGTGGGACTATCGTGGTGGGCTCTACAGCAGAGACATCCGAAGCCAAGAGGCTCAAGGGCACGTCTGGCCCTTTGTGGTCCGGACAAACCATGAGGGATACGTCCATCTTGACTTTGAATGGACAGAGGCAGTCCCTCCAGGGTGGGAAGCTCATGTGGTGGACAGAGATCTTGAGGTTGTCCGTACTCTGTCGGAGGTTCCCCAATACACCTTCAGGTCTAACGGTTCGAAGACTCAGCGTAACTTCAGTCTGGTGGTGGGACAGCCGTCGTTTGTCAGGGAAGCCATCGAAGAATTTGTGACGGTTCCTGAGGAATATGAGCTGTTTCAGAATATGCCAAATCCATTCAATGCGGTCACCACCATTCGGTTCAGTCTCCCCGAGGAGGGTAAGGTGAATCTTGTCATCTATGATGTGATGGGTCATGAAGTGGTCACCCTTTCCAAGGAAGAAAGATATGATCGTGGTATACATATCTCTCTATGGAATGGGAAGAATCGTTATGGCCGTAACGTCGGCACGGGCGTTTACCTCTACCGTATTCAGGCTGGTGACTTTATCCAGTCTCGCAAGATGGTTTTGTTGAGGTGAAACTAGCCGCCAGTCAAGGCCAAAATGGTGTGACTATATGATCCTGTTTTTTTCGCTATCCAGCAACGCCGCCTTATAAAGGCAGCGCTTTCCCCACGTCTTACCGAGAAGAGGCAACTCCCTCAAGACGCCGCGTGTCCATAGAATCCGTGTCCATAATCTGACCATATTTGACCTTATGTGATAACATTTGGCAGCGTAGATAAGAATAAGATTTATGTCACAAAAGAGGAAAAATCCGTCGAGAAAGCCAATCACCCCCGGGGATTTGTTTACCGAGATACGGGGGGTATTACAGAAGGGGAATTACGACATTTGACCAAATCTGGCTACATCAACATCATATTGCGGATACCGACTGTACAAAATTGAATCTCCCTCATCGGTGCAGGTGGAATTGACACAGACCTTTTAAGCCGGTGCTCGCAGATTCGAACAACGCCGCCTCATGAGGGCGGAGTTTTCCGACTATAAAGGCAAGAAAGGCTGTAATTAGGTTGCAGTCGACCTAAAACAGCGACATAACGCATCGTCCGGACTCCGTTGGGGCAAGTACCCAACGAACTGTGAGTAATATCGACAGGGAAAGCAGGCCCGCCGTGTCCGGCTAATCTCTTCAGGTACCAGGAAATCCCCAGTTTCTCACTGTCTTCCTGGCACTCCCCGCATTCTCAAAATCACCCTTTATTCTAAAATTGGGCCTTTTTAAAACTCCCACGTGGGACTTTTGGGCTGTTCTCCTCGGTGAAGTTATCCCGGCCTGGACACCATCATGCGCCTGAACGTCAACTCTGCGTAATTCATCGAGTCATTCAGTTGACTGGACTTTTCACACAATGGCACGCACCGCATTTTTCGATACCATGGACTGATTTGTTCTCAGGAGCCGTATTCTCGCTTACGGCGCTCTCTTATGTCGCACAATCGACCTGCGTCGCTCAGAACCTATTTTACGGGATTTCTAACCCTATTCCAGGGTTACTGTCTTGGCGTTCAGATCCCCCTCCCTTTCCTACCGCAATAATCCCTTAAAAAGAGGTATATGTATAATGGAAGAGAAGGCACTGTAGCTTTCTCATCGCAATCATTTCACCATTATTAACTCATGGAGGACATTATGAATATCACATTAGAAAGAGCGGAGAACGCCGTTAAATGGGGACAGGCCGGCTTTTCCCTGGCGCTGGCACTGTTATCCCTGATTCACCTTGGGGTGTCGGCTCGAAACGGGAAATCAAAACAGGAAGAACGCTAAATGACTGAACCGGTCAAGAAGCCCAGGCTTCCGCCGGAGACTGATGACAGCGTGGTGGAGGTGGACCTTCGCCACGTTGTTTTAGCTTTTGGAGGTGTTTTCATGGGCGTCCTGGCCTCCGGCACGGCGTTGATCCTGATCCGTGACTGGGCCAGGTTCAGGAGGCAGAAAGCAGCCATCGAGTCTATTTCACAACTGATAAAGATCATTCAGGAAGGAGGATTTCGTCCATGGAAAAGCGCGAAGGAGGATACTTCATCTCCACAGAAGAAATAACGCAGGCTGGCAAGATCTTAGGGATTGTCGGGATTGGCTGTCTGATCGTGGGAGTTGTTCGTTCTCTCATCTGGGGACCGGTGGTTAGGATCGGCCATGAATAGGCCCACCAGACTTCGCATGAACGTCAGCACCCGTTCCCTCTCTCAGGTGGCCGGTCTGGTATCCAATTCCGTTATTCTCGCCGCAAACGCCTACCTGCTGGGAAGCGGTCTTGCTTTGCGGTTCAGGGAAAGGAAAAGGGAGCGCACTTCCCAGACACTCGAGATGGGTGCCCAGATCGCAAATGCGGTGGCCGGTTTAACTAAAGTCGTAGTGGAGACAATTGAAAATGGCCAGAGACGCCAGGTACTATGATCCGGAGGAAAGGCGCTATGTCGAGAACAATCTCTTCTGCCCGTTTTGCGGAAACAGTAACGCCTTCTCGATTGATCTGAAGTTGAGGCATAAGGTCGAGTGCCAATCAGGTCTGTTGAATGTGGGTCTGGACAAAAGGGTAAAGAAGGTCCTTCACGCGATTGAGAACAACCTCTGGCGGATAGTCGACAAGGGGTTGAATGAAGGAAAATCCGTCATTCGCTGTGCCAACTGCGAGAATAAAGAATGGATCGATCTTCAGGAGAGAATGCTTGACTGGTGCTGGCAGTTGGGTTGTCCCGGGTGCTGGTACTGCGGAAACTGGATCGAGAAAGACAACCTGATAGAGCTTTGCAGTGAGTGCATCATTTCAAGGGGTGGTAATATTACGGATGATGACTGCAGCAGTGTCTGTCCGCATTATGATGATGGACTCGAGCAAGTAATGGACCATTACGGCATCACGCTTGACAGGTTGAAGATGGAATTGGGATATCCATAAGTGGTGGATTAGGGCCCCAGAGCGCGCCTGCGTATTTAAAGGGGTTGGTCCGGAGGAATCAGGGCCAGCCCCTTTTTTGCTTTTTCAGGGAGTGACCATGTTTGACAAAGAAAACAGAGCATCAGGAATCCTTGAAATAGAGCTGCCAACAGGGATCAGGATCGCTGAGTGTACGGGATGTCATGGAAACGTATTCCTGATGGATCTAAGGACAGTGTGCGAAGTGAAAGTCTCTCACGCTGGATTGCTAGCCGTAGACAGGCCCCGTCTATCCATCGATCTGGTGGCAGAGCGACTGAAACCTGAGAACTTGACCTGTGCGCGGTGTTTTGACCGGAAAGGAGGGAGAAAGAA
It includes:
- a CDS encoding T9SS type A sorting domain-containing protein; this encodes MLTRILRRNREGNDIGNNLCRTFRTLLFLMIAASSHVPFGQTFIFISAVSAQIATDGTVKSFQKISDTAGSFTATLDNSDFFGVSVASLGDLDGDGVTDLAVGAHFGNDGGANRGAVYVLFLNTDGTVKSFQKISDTAGSFTATLDNSDVFGISVASLGDLDGDAVTDMAVGAYVDDDGGSDRGAVYVLFLNTDGTVKSFQKISDTAGSFTATLDDVDLFGSSVASLGDLDGDGVSDLAVGAVFDGDGGENRGAVYSLFLKAEATASTVTTGAATNVSTTSATLNGTVNPNNLSTTVTFEWGETTSYGNTITADQSPVTGTTDVAVSANLTGLSESTEYHFRVVATNSAGTTNGGDQTFTTTLAGTAPTATTDTATNVSTTSATLNGTVNPNNLSTTLTFEWGQTTTYGNTVTADQSPVTGTSDVSVSATLTELSDNTEYHFRAVATNSAGTTNGGDQTFTTTLAGTAPTAATDAATNVSTTSATLNGTVNPNNLSTTVTFEWGETTSYGNTVTADQSPVTGTSDVSVSATLTELSDNTEYHFRAVATNSAGTTNGGDQTFATLQAGSAPTAITIPATDIGTTSATLNGIVNPNDPLTTVTFEYGETEGYGSTSTADQSPLTGTVDLTVSTNIMDLLSNTEYHFRVVATNDVGTTNGGDRMFSTLELAPPVISGSLQGIVASEGELVTVNVQIAAEAGLNRAELKYFIGGTKTLRTSAFSDVGGNQYQALIPPEHVTDRGIVGFIQAEDNLGRVAVSDTAEIRVHFDDIGISRVSTEQYAMISVPGDLDGKNQTPVLGDELGVYDKTRWRLFGWNGTNYTEFEGSANFNPGAAFWIITAKGANLSGGPGTSTQLMPAHSIGLNQGWNQIGSPYNFDVDVGQMKYDPAAIEPQFYEYDPAINDYVIQTSMKPGGGVWIYAFQNTALQVNSGTGSLARQVVETLPLQWGGRAKATVGHMQDTENAFGVASMASDAWDESDRHEPPVIGDYVTLAFDNREWDYRGGLYSRDIRSQEAQGHVWPFVVRTNHEGYVHLDFEWTEAVPPGWEAHVVDRDLEVVRTLSEVPQYTFRSNGSKTQRNFSLVVGQPSFVREAIEEFVTVPEEYELFQNMPNPFNAVTTIRFSLPEEGKVNLVIYDVMGHEVVTLSKEERYDRGIHISLWNGKNRYGRNVGTGVYLYRIQAGDFIQSRKMVLLR